In Zingiber officinale cultivar Zhangliang chromosome 8B, Zo_v1.1, whole genome shotgun sequence, a single genomic region encodes these proteins:
- the LOC122014849 gene encoding phosphoglucomutase-like isoform X1, translated as MAVTSGKPMYKLFLAQHCQQTWQSNTTNLCVSFGLGTRRTYPLPGLKLEWTGMSSIHSHFLPTPDTSVRKRISISCNAAQGTSAVSSHEKVDFLKLQNGSDIRGVAVTDVEGEPVNLTEPVSEAIGAAFAAWLLERKKPNESRRLRVSIGHDSRISAQKMQDAISRGLADAGVDVIQYGLASTPAMFNSTLTEDESYLCPVDGSIMITASHLPYNRNGFKFFTNAGGLGKADIKDILVRSAILYEKFSVAGVKESIQTAISNVTRVDYMSVYTSDLVAAVRKAVGNKEKPLEGFHIVVDAGNGAGGFFAGKVLEPLGAITTGSQFLEPDGYFPNHIPNPEDKNAMKAITKAVAENKADLGIIFDTDVDRSAAVDSNGREFNRNRLIALLSAIVLKEHPGTTIVTDSVTSDGLTTFIEKKLGGKHHRFKRGYKNVIDEAIRLNSVGEESHLAIETSGHGALKENHWLDDGAFLMVKLLNKLASEKASGSSSGSKVLTDLVEGLEEPSVAAELRLKIDLNHPDLRGSFHDYGEAVLKHLENRITLDPNLKKAPVNYEGVRVSGHGGWFLLRLSLHDPVLPLNIEAPSKEDAVKLGLAVQAAVKEFFALETSALDKFVQQQQ; from the exons ATGGCAG TAACGTCAGGGAAGCCTATGTACAAATTGTTTCTGGCACAACACTGCCAACAAACTTGGCAGTCGAACACCACAAATCTGTGTGTATCTTTTGGTCTTGGTACACGCAGAACATATCCTTTGCCAGGGTTGAAGTTAGAATGGACTGGCATGTCATCCATCCATTCACATTTTTTACCAACACCAGACACCAGTGTGAGGAAACGAATAAGTATTTCATGCAATG CGGCTCAAGGTACAAGTGCTGTTTCATCTCATGAGAAGGTTGATTTTCTCAAGCTTCAAAATGGAAG CGATATCCGAGGTGTTGCTGTTACTGATGTTGAGGGTGAGCCGGTGAATCTAACTGAACCGGTTTCAGAAGCTATAGGTGCTGCTTTTGCTGCATGGTTGTTGGAAAGGAAGAAACCAAATGAATCAAGACGATTGAGAGTCTCCATTGGTCATGATTCACGAATATCTGCTCAGAAAATGCAG GATGCAATTTCTCGTGGACTTGCTGATGCTGGTGTAGACGTCATCCAATATGG ATTGGCATCTACACCAGCAATGTTCAACAGCACACTTACAGAAGATGAAAGTTATCTCTGTCCAGTTGATGGGTCCATAATGATAACAG CAAGTCATCTTCCCTATAATCGCAATGGCTTCAAATTTTTCACTAATGCTGGCGGACTTGGAAAAGCTGACATTAAAGACATTTTGGTTCGTTCTGCCATTTTATATGAGAAGTTCTCAGTTGCTGGCGTGAAGGAATCAATTCAAACTGCTATTAGCAATGTGACAAGGGTAGATTACATGTCTGTTTATACTTCAGATCTGGTAGCTGCAGTTCGTAAGGCTGTGGGAAACAAGG AGAAGCCTTTGGAGGGATTTCACATTGTTGTTGATGCAGGGAATGGCGCTGGCGGCTTTTTTGCT GGAAAAGTGCTTGAACCTTTAGGCGCTATTACTACTGGTAGCCAGTTCTTGGAGCCTGATG GTTACTTCCCAAATCATATTCCCAACCCTGAAGACAAAAATGCTATGAAAGCAATAACCAAGGCAGTTGCTGAGAATAAGGCAGACTTGGGTATCATATTTGATACAGATGTTGACAG GTCTGCTGCTGTAGACTCAAATGGGCGGGAGTTTAACCGGAATCGACTGATTGCTTTGCTGTCTGCAATAGTTCTCAAGGAA CATCCAGGGACTACTATAGTAACAGACAGTGTTACCTCAGATGGCTTAACAACCTTCATTGAGAAGAAACTTG GTGGAAAACATCACAGGTTCAAGCGAGGCTACAAAAATGTAATTGATGAGGCAATTCGCTTG AATTCTGTTGGTGAAGAATCACATTTAGCGATCGAAACAAGTGGCCATGGAGCTTTAAAGGAGAATCACTGGCTTGACGATGGAGCATTCCTCATG GTCAAGCTCTTAAACAAACTTGCTTCTGAGAAAGCTTCAGGTTCAAGTAGTGGTAGCAAAGTGTTGACTGATTTGGTTGAGGGTTTGGAAGAACCTTCTGTCGCAGCTGAATTAAGGTTGAAGATTGATCTGAACCATCCAGATCTTAGAGG ATCATTCCATGATTATGGAGAAGCAGTTTTGAAGCATTTGGAGAATAGAATAACTTTGGACCCAAACTTGAAGAAAGCACCTGTCAATTATGAAGGA GTCAGAGTATCAGGAC